The genomic window GGGGTGCCGCTGGCGGTCTGACTGTGCAGCACGTCCATGCACTTGCCGGCCAGTCCGGTCACCTGCCCGGTGACCGGGGTGGCAGGACCGACGTCGAAGGACGGTGGGGCGTCCGCCGCAGCCGAGCCCCAGGAGCTGGCGGTGCTGCTCAGCGCGTACTGCAGGGTGCCCCCGTTGCTGATGAGGCTCTCCGGCAGCCAGGGCTGGTCGGAGGGGGCGCCGTTGACCGTCAGTCCGGTCACGTAGGGCGCGTTGTCGGCGGCGGCCGGGGCGTTGAGGTTGATCACCACGCCGTTGCCGCGGGTGATCGTGACGGCGGGGAAGAGCGGGCTGGCCATGGCCAGTTCGGAGCGCCCCGGCACCTCCGGGTAGAGGCCGACCGCGGCCCAGACGGCCCAGGACGAGAGTTCCCCGAGGTCGTCGTTGCCGGGCTCGCCGTTCGGAGCGTCGGAGAAGAGGGTCGTCAGCGCCTGGCGGACCACGGCCTGGGTGCGGGAGGGGCTGCCCGCGTAGTCGTAGATCCAGGGGGTGGCCACCGAGGGCTCGTTGCCCAGGTAGGCGTAGGGCGCGTTGGTGCCCGCGTTGAGGTGGCCGAAGAAGGCGTCGAGCCGGCTGCTCACCGCGCTGTCGCCGCCGAGGGTGGCGATGAGGCCCTGCAGGTTCTGCGGGACCAGCCAGGTGTACTGCGAGCTGGTGCCTTCGGCGAAGCCGCTCGAGGAGGTCGGGTCCTGGGCCTGGAAGCTGTGGTCGGTGTTGCGCGGACCGATGTAGCCGGTCCCGCTGTTGAGCAGGTTGCGCCAGTCCTGCGCCCGGTGCAGGAACTCCTGCCAGACCGTGGAGTTGCCCAGGCGCTGGGCGAGCTGGGAGATCGCGAAGTCGGCGCTGGCGTACTCCAGGGTCACCGAGGCCGATTCCGAGTCGGCGCTGGCGGGGACGTAGCCCATCGCGTCGTACCCCTCGTGGTCGCCGCGCTCCTTGTCGTTCTCGGCCCCGGTCACCGCGAGCTGCAGCAGCGTCTGGGCGTCGAAGCCGGTGGCGCCGAAGGCGTACAGATCGCTGGCGATGATCGTCATCGGATCCCCGACCATCACCCCGGTCCCGGTGTTGGCCAGCGTCCAGCGGTCCAGGTAGCCGTCCTGCTGTCCCTGGTTGACGATCGACTGGCCGATGTCCGAGGCCTGTTGCGGCGCCAGCAGCGCCAGCAACTGGATCTGGGAGCGGTAGATGTCCCACCCCGAGAAGTCCGCGTACTGGGTGTGCCCGGCGGCGACCGTGTGCTGCTGGCCGTCGAAGCCGATGTACTGGCCGTTCACGTCGCTGAAGACGCTCGGGTCCTGCAGCGCGTGGTACAGCGCGGTGTAGAAGGTCCGGGTGTCCGTGCTGCTGCCTCCGGAGACCGCGATCCGGCTCAGCATGCTGTCCCAGCTCGCCCGGGTGGCCGTCTGCACCTGCCCGAAGGTGTCGGAGCCCTGCTCGGCCTGCAGATTGGCCTGGGCGCCCGCGACGCTGACGAAGGAGAGGCCGACGCGGGCGGTGACGGTCTGACTGGTCGTGGTGTCGAAGGAGAGCTGGACCAGGGAGCCGCCGGAGACGCTGGCCTGGCTGAAGGGGTGGTCGAAGGCGACCGTGAAGTACAGCCGGTAGTGGTTGCCGCTGTTGCAGAAGTTGCCGCTGTCGGTGTACCCGGAGAGCTGCGCGCTGCCCAGGGTGATGCTGCCGGTGGCGGCGTTGGCCGCGGTGCCCGCATCGACGGTGAGCGAGGCCTGCTGGCCCGCCGGGTAGCTGAACTGCGCGATGCCCGAGCGCGGGGTGGCGGCCAGGTCGGTGCGGATCCCGTCGTCCAGGGTGACCGAGTAGGTGCCCGGCGAGGCGGACTCGTTCGTGTGCGAGAAGGTCGAGGATGCGACCGGTGTGCTGCCCAGGAACGGCATGAACGGGACGTTGTCGTAGTCGCCGCAGCCCGCGCCGGATATGTGGGTGAGGCTGAAGCCGTGGATCCGGTTGTCGTCGTAGACGTAGCCGCCTGGCTGCCTGCTGACCGTGTCCGGGCTCCACTGCACCATCCCGAGCGGGGCCACGGCGCCGGGGAAGGTATTGCCCGCCATACCCCCGCCGCCGTAGTCGTCGGTGGGTGACTGCGTGCCGACGAAGGGGTTCACGTACTGAGCCGGGTCGTCGACCGTGGTCGCGGCAACTGCTCCGCCCGAGGCGGCGGTTGTGTGGACGACGACCGGTTGCTGGGTGGCGGGGCGCCCTGCGCAGCTCGCCGCGACGAGTGTGGCGCAGGCGACCAGGGTGGCCGGGCCCTGCCGCCGCCAGGGGCGGGTTGTGCGCTTGGTGCGACAGGGACCGGTTGGCCGGGTGGGGTTGGACGGGCGGGACGGTGGGCGCACGGGGCAGGGGCGCCGATGGGATCTCAGGATGCGCACGGGTTCCTCCTACTGACTCCCCGTCAGTGTTCCCATGCGGAGGGTAGTAAATCTGAGGATCTCCCACGCAATCGGCGAATCTTCGGTACACTACGCCGCCACCCCTGCCTCCCGTCCGGTCAGTGGTGGAAGCCGCTCTCCGGCTCGATGCCCCGCTCCTGTGCCGGGCCCGGCTGGCGCGAGAGTTCGGGCAGCAGCCGGGCGAGGTCGGCGAGCAGCATGTCGGCCAGGTCCATGGTGAACCCGTTGCGGCAGACCATCCGGAGCACCGACAGGTCCGTCCGGTTGTCCGGGAAGGTGTACGCGGGCACCTGCCAGCCGCGTTCGCGCAGTCGCCGGGAGACGTCGAAGACGTCGAAGGCCGTCACCTCGTCGGCCACCGTGAAGGCGAAGACCGGCAGCTCGTCACCCCGGGTGAGCAGTCGGAAGGAGCCCAGCTTCTCGACCTCGGCGGCCAGATGGCGGGCCACTCGGCGACAGGACTGCTGCACCGCGCGATAGCCCTCGCGGCCCAGCCGCAGGAAGTTGTAGTACTGCGCGACCACTTCGGCACCGGGCCGGGAGAAGTTGAGCGCGAAGGTGGGCATCTCGCCGCCCAGGTAGTTGACCTTGAAGACGAGCTCCTCGGGCAGTGCCTCGTGGTCGCGCCACAGCGCCCAGCCCACGCCCGGGTAGACCAGCCCGTACTTGTGTCCCGAGGTGTTGATCGAGGCGACCCGGGGCAGTCGGAAGTCCCAGAGCAGGTCGGGGTCGAGGAACGGCGCCACCATGCCGCCGGAGGCGCCGTCCACGTGCACCGGGATGTCCAGACCGGTGCGCTCCTGCAACTCGTCGAGCGCCGCGCAGATCTCCTGGACCGGCTCGTAGGAGCCGTCGAAGGTGGAGCCCAGCACGCCCACCACGCCGATGGTGTTCTCGTCGCAGAGCGCCAGGGCCGACTCGGCGTCCAGGTGGTACCGCTCGCCCTCCATCGGCGCGAGCCGGCACTCCACCTCCCAGAAGTTGCAGAACTTCTCCCAGCAGATCTGGACGTTGACGCCCATCACCAGGTTCGGCCGGGCCCCGGCGTCGTACCGGTCCTGGTTGCGGCGCATCCAGCGGCGCTTGAGCGCCAGGCCGGCGAGCATGCAGGCCTCGCTGGAGCCGGTGGTGGAGCAGCCGACCACCTGCTCCGGGTCCGGTGCGTGCCACAGGTCGGCCAGGATCGCCACGCAGCGCCGCTCCAGTTCGGCGGTCTGCGGGTACTCGTCCTTGTCGATCATGTTCTTGTCGGCGCACTCGACCATCAGCCGGTCGGCTTCCGGCTCCATCTGCGTGGTGACGAAGGTCGCCAGGTTGAGCTTGGCGTTGCCGTCCAGCATCAGCTCGTCGTGGATCAGCTGGTAGGCGATGTGCGGCGGCAGCGGTGCGTGGTGCAGCCGGTGTTTGGGCGGAGCCATCCGCATCGCTCCGACCGGATCGGCCTCGCCCAGGAGGGCGTTGACGGCCAGTCGGTGGTCCGCGCTCGAGCCGGGGTGCAGCGCCATGCCTCAGAAGCCCTTCGTGGGAGACCAGGGCTTTCCACGCTAGGCCATCTCAGCGATCTCCGGGTGGGTTTGGTCCCGCACCACGCCGTACTGCTGCCGAATGGCGGTGCCGAACGGCTGATCAGGATCTGGTTCGAAGGTCTGCGCCTCGGGCAGCTCCCACTGCGGCGGTTCGGGTGTGCCGGCCAGTGCCCAGGCGGCCTGCCGGGCCGCGCCGCGCGCCGCGTGGTCGCCCGGCGGCGGGATCAGCACCGGTACGCCGAAGATCGCCGGGGCGATCTCGCGCACTGCCGGCAGTCGCCCGACCGCCCCGAGCAGGAAGACCCGACGGACCGTCACGCCCCTGGCGCGCAGCGCGTCCAGCGCGTCGGCGATGTTGCAGAGCATGCCCTCCACGGCCGCCCTGGCCAGGTGCTCGGGCGTCATCGACTCGGCCCGAAGGCCCGTCAAAGTGCCTGCGGCGTGCGGCAGTCGGGGCGTGCGCTCGCCCTCCAGGTAGGGCAGCAGCACCATCCCGTAGGCGCCGGGGGAGGAGCGCAGTGCCAGCTCGCTCAGCCCCTCCAGGTCGCGCCCGAGCAGGTTGGCGGTGGAGCGCAGCACCTGGGCGGCGTTGAGCGTGCCGATCATCGGCAGGTGGTGACCGGTGGCGTCGGCGAACGAGGAGACGGTGCCGCTGGGGTCCACCACCGGCTGCTCGTGCACCGCGAAGATGGTCCCGAAGGCGCCGAGCGAGACCACCGCGTCGCCCGGCCGCAGGCCGAGGCCGAGGGCGGCGGCCATGTTGTCGCCGGTGCCGGCCGAGATCAGCAGGCCCTCGGGGGTGTGCCCGGCGGGCTCGTTGGGGCCGAGCACCTCGGGCAGCCGCAGCAGCTCGTGCCCGAGCGCCAGCTTGATCAGGTCCTGCCGGTACTCGCCGGTGATCGGCGACCAGTAGCCGGTGCCGGAGGCGTCGCCGCGGTCGGTGGTGCGCCGCTGCGGGTGGCCGAGCAGCTGCCACACCAGCCAGTCGTGCGGCAGCAGCACCTCGGCGATCCGCCGGGCGTTGGCCGGCTCGAACTCGGCCAGCCAGCGCAGCTTGGCGATGGTGTAGGTGGCGGCCGGGACCGCGCCGATCGCCTCCGTCCAGGCGGCCGGGCCGCCGAGCGCGTCCACCAGCGCGGCCGCGGCGCCCGAGGAGCGCGGGTCGGTCCACAGCAGCGCCGGGCGCACCAGCACGCCGCCCGCGTCCAGGCCGATCAGGCTGTGCTGCTGGGCGGAGACGCCGATCGCCCGCACACCCTCCAGCAGGCCGCCGGTGGCCGCCTCGCCCAGCGAGTGCAGCCAGGACTGCGGGTCCGCCTCGGTGGCGCGGGCCTGCGAGGCCTCGGAGGCCGGGTGCGGGGCCTTGCCGGAGCGCAGCACGGCCCCGGTGTCGGCGTCACACGCGACGATCCGGGTGCGAAGGGTCGAGCTGTCGATGCCCGCGACGATGGCCATGAGAGAGATCATGCCGCAGCCGGGGCCGCTCGTTCCGCCGTCCCGGGCAAGTGTTGCCCACTCGGTACGCCCGCCACGGCCGGTGGGCCCCGGCCGTCACCCACGGCGGCCGCCCGTGAGCGCACGGCGAGAGCCGGCCCCCACGGGCGGACCCGCTCAGGGGCGCACGGTGCCCCAGCTGTCGTCCGCCTCCCGCTTGCGGTTGAAGCAGGACACCCGGTCGGTGAGCGCGTTCGGCAGCTTCTCGCCGACCCGTCCGGTGACCGCGCCCACCGCCTTGCCCGCCGCCGAGCCGGCCGACTCCTTGGCCCGCTGGGTCGCGCTCTGCACCGTCGGGTGCTGAGCGACCTTCTGGGCGGCGGCGGCGATCTGCTCATAGCGCTGCCGGCCGGCCCGGGCTCCCAGCACGTAGCCGGTCGCGGCCCCCACGACGAACGTCAGCTTCCACATCTCTTGGGCCTCCACCCTCTCCACGCGGCGCCTGCCGCGATGCCCTACCCGTCCCGCCGGCCGGCGAACCGCCCCGCGTCCCGTCCAGCATCCCCGCCCCGGACCCGCGCGGCGCGCCGGGGCACGCCGGAGGGGGCGAAGCCGGCCCGGGGCGGGGCCGCTCCGCGAAAGCGATTGGCGGAGCACCCCCCTGGATGCGCTAATGTATGTCCCGCAGCAAGCGCCCGACAGTGTGCGCTGCGAACAACACAATCCCGCATAGCTCAATTGGCAGAGCAGCCGACTGTTAATCGGCAGGTTATTGGTTCGAGTCCAATTGCGGGAGCTCAAGCAACTGAGCCGGTGTCATCCGGTTCGGGTCGCTTGGCGCAGTGATCCCCCATAGCTCAATTGGCAGAGCA from Kitasatospora sp. NBC_01250 includes these protein-coding regions:
- a CDS encoding GH92 family glycosyl hydrolase: MRILRSHRRPCPVRPPSRPSNPTRPTGPCRTKRTTRPWRRQGPATLVACATLVAASCAGRPATQQPVVVHTTAASGGAVAATTVDDPAQYVNPFVGTQSPTDDYGGGGMAGNTFPGAVAPLGMVQWSPDTVSRQPGGYVYDDNRIHGFSLTHISGAGCGDYDNVPFMPFLGSTPVASSTFSHTNESASPGTYSVTLDDGIRTDLAATPRSGIAQFSYPAGQQASLTVDAGTAANAATGSITLGSAQLSGYTDSGNFCNSGNHYRLYFTVAFDHPFSQASVSGGSLVQLSFDTTTSQTVTARVGLSFVSVAGAQANLQAEQGSDTFGQVQTATRASWDSMLSRIAVSGGSSTDTRTFYTALYHALQDPSVFSDVNGQYIGFDGQQHTVAAGHTQYADFSGWDIYRSQIQLLALLAPQQASDIGQSIVNQGQQDGYLDRWTLANTGTGVMVGDPMTIIASDLYAFGATGFDAQTLLQLAVTGAENDKERGDHEGYDAMGYVPASADSESASVTLEYASADFAISQLAQRLGNSTVWQEFLHRAQDWRNLLNSGTGYIGPRNTDHSFQAQDPTSSSGFAEGTSSQYTWLVPQNLQGLIATLGGDSAVSSRLDAFFGHLNAGTNAPYAYLGNEPSVATPWIYDYAGSPSRTQAVVRQALTTLFSDAPNGEPGNDDLGELSSWAVWAAVGLYPEVPGRSELAMASPLFPAVTITRGNGVVINLNAPAAADNAPYVTGLTVNGAPSDQPWLPESLISNGGTLQYALSSTASSWGSAAADAPPSFDVGPATPVTGQVTGLAGKCMDVLHSQTASGTPVQIWDCNGTAAQQWTLASDGSLQAFGSCLDVTQSGTADNTKVQLWTCNGTGAQQWWPRPDGSLLNPPSGRCLDLPNSDTTDGNQLQIYDCNGTGAQKWTVP
- a CDS encoding glutamate decarboxylase, producing the protein MALHPGSSADHRLAVNALLGEADPVGAMRMAPPKHRLHHAPLPPHIAYQLIHDELMLDGNAKLNLATFVTTQMEPEADRLMVECADKNMIDKDEYPQTAELERRCVAILADLWHAPDPEQVVGCSTTGSSEACMLAGLALKRRWMRRNQDRYDAGARPNLVMGVNVQICWEKFCNFWEVECRLAPMEGERYHLDAESALALCDENTIGVVGVLGSTFDGSYEPVQEICAALDELQERTGLDIPVHVDGASGGMVAPFLDPDLLWDFRLPRVASINTSGHKYGLVYPGVGWALWRDHEALPEELVFKVNYLGGEMPTFALNFSRPGAEVVAQYYNFLRLGREGYRAVQQSCRRVARHLAAEVEKLGSFRLLTRGDELPVFAFTVADEVTAFDVFDVSRRLRERGWQVPAYTFPDNRTDLSVLRMVCRNGFTMDLADMLLADLARLLPELSRQPGPAQERGIEPESGFHH
- a CDS encoding FGGY family carbohydrate kinase, with the protein product MAIVAGIDSSTLRTRIVACDADTGAVLRSGKAPHPASEASQARATEADPQSWLHSLGEAATGGLLEGVRAIGVSAQQHSLIGLDAGGVLVRPALLWTDPRSSGAAAALVDALGGPAAWTEAIGAVPAATYTIAKLRWLAEFEPANARRIAEVLLPHDWLVWQLLGHPQRRTTDRGDASGTGYWSPITGEYRQDLIKLALGHELLRLPEVLGPNEPAGHTPEGLLISAGTGDNMAAALGLGLRPGDAVVSLGAFGTIFAVHEQPVVDPSGTVSSFADATGHHLPMIGTLNAAQVLRSTANLLGRDLEGLSELALRSSPGAYGMVLLPYLEGERTPRLPHAAGTLTGLRAESMTPEHLARAAVEGMLCNIADALDALRARGVTVRRVFLLGAVGRLPAVREIAPAIFGVPVLIPPPGDHAARGAARQAAWALAGTPEPPQWELPEAQTFEPDPDQPFGTAIRQQYGVVRDQTHPEIAEMA